A single genomic interval of Cupriavidus necator harbors:
- a CDS encoding IclR family transcriptional regulator: MPTLIPSAARAMAVFEVFAREKRELSNSDLARLLQLPETSTSDLLHTLHSLGYLTRTARNRRFYPTGRLLEIVRQIAENDPLGVVAREAVERLAALTNESAYFSVLEGQHVRVVAVQPSREPLRYIVEVGSHAALHASATGKALLGLLPPEEARAMLAKSGMRRLTERTVVDPDKLMAEIAKMRQRGWYDSREEGSDGVYGLAATGWLAGTPAGVALAGPTERVKKNRDAYVAALLEVRDTVLDKE, translated from the coding sequence ATGCCCACGCTGATCCCGTCGGCCGCCCGCGCCATGGCGGTCTTCGAAGTCTTCGCGCGTGAGAAGCGCGAATTGTCCAACTCGGACCTGGCCCGGCTGCTGCAATTGCCCGAAACCAGCACCTCCGACCTGCTCCACACCCTGCATTCGCTGGGCTACCTCACGCGCACCGCGCGCAACCGCCGCTTCTACCCCACCGGCCGCCTGCTGGAGATCGTGAGGCAGATCGCGGAGAACGATCCGCTCGGTGTCGTGGCGCGCGAAGCCGTCGAGCGGCTCGCGGCCCTGACTAACGAGAGCGCCTACTTCAGCGTACTGGAGGGGCAGCACGTCCGGGTGGTGGCCGTGCAGCCCAGCCGCGAACCGCTGCGCTACATCGTCGAAGTGGGCTCGCATGCCGCCCTCCACGCCTCCGCGACCGGGAAAGCATTGCTCGGCCTGCTGCCCCCGGAAGAGGCGCGGGCAATGCTGGCAAAGTCGGGCATGCGTCGCCTGACCGAACGCACGGTGGTTGATCCCGACAAGCTCATGGCCGAAATCGCGAAGATGCGGCAGCGCGGCTGGTACGACTCACGCGAGGAAGGCAGCGACGGCGTCTACGGGCTCGCCGCGACCGGGTGGCTGGCCGGCACGCCGGCAGGCGTGGCGCTGGCCGGCCCCACCGAACGGGTCAAGAAGAACCGTGATGCCTACGTGGCCGCCTTGCTGGAAGTGCGCGACACGGTCCTGGACAAAGAATAA